A region from the Candidatus Cloacimonadota bacterium genome encodes:
- a CDS encoding TldD/PmbA family protein, with translation MELLIRQTLNKLALPEVSFADVRVTRTDEEGIYFMNGFLRNYGSSMDSTAIGIRVLIGGCWGFAGSRDLSGAAIDRLVQTAVSNARQGANFIRGKVEFPALPGIRAEYHHQPQIDPFKMPKEEKTEFLRQLAEAIKPAGKIVHSMVSAQFMRQTKYYANSEGTYSHTSYYNTLPMMEVIASDGGQIQSRTWPGHMSAGRGGFELFTQQKFAENTDRIMKEAIDLLDAPTITDDRADIIINSGHLALQLHESVGHATEADRIFGMEISYAGKTFIKPEMLGSFQYGSPLVNIYSDSTDPKGLGYHPVDDEGVPGQKVDIIKDGILVNQQTSRQIAQLLGLQPSSNMKASYADDFPLVRMTNFCLAPGQGSLEELIASTEHGYLLDFTKTWSIDDNRNNFQFTTEIGYRIEGGKITGIVKEPTYFGITKDFWNSCDAVCGPEEWGYHSTFHCGKGEPGQVMQLSHGVAPARFKNINVSVKI, from the coding sequence ATGGAACTGCTTATCAGACAAACCCTCAATAAACTCGCCCTGCCCGAGGTCAGCTTCGCCGATGTGCGCGTAACCCGCACCGACGAGGAAGGGATCTATTTCATGAACGGATTTCTGCGCAACTACGGCAGCAGCATGGATTCCACCGCCATCGGCATCCGCGTGCTGATCGGCGGCTGCTGGGGCTTTGCCGGATCCCGCGATCTGAGCGGGGCCGCCATCGACCGCCTGGTGCAAACGGCCGTCTCCAACGCCCGCCAGGGGGCCAATTTCATCCGCGGCAAAGTGGAATTCCCCGCCCTACCAGGCATCCGGGCCGAGTATCACCACCAGCCCCAGATCGACCCTTTCAAAATGCCCAAGGAAGAAAAGACCGAATTCCTGCGCCAACTGGCCGAAGCCATCAAACCAGCCGGCAAGATCGTCCACTCGATGGTTTCCGCTCAGTTCATGCGCCAGACAAAATACTACGCCAACAGCGAGGGAACCTATTCCCACACTTCATATTACAACACCCTGCCGATGATGGAGGTGATCGCCTCCGACGGCGGCCAGATCCAGTCCCGAACCTGGCCCGGCCACATGAGTGCCGGCCGCGGCGGCTTTGAGCTCTTCACCCAGCAAAAATTCGCCGAAAACACCGACCGCATCATGAAAGAGGCCATCGATCTGCTGGACGCGCCCACCATCACGGACGACCGCGCCGACATCATCATCAATAGCGGCCATCTGGCCCTGCAGCTGCACGAATCGGTGGGACACGCCACCGAGGCCGACCGCATTTTCGGCATGGAGATCTCCTACGCCGGCAAAACCTTCATCAAACCGGAAATGCTGGGCTCCTTCCAATACGGCTCGCCGCTGGTGAACATCTACAGCGACAGCACCGACCCCAAGGGCCTCGGCTACCATCCCGTGGACGACGAAGGCGTGCCCGGCCAGAAAGTGGACATCATCAAGGACGGCATCCTGGTGAACCAGCAAACCTCGCGCCAGATCGCGCAGCTACTGGGACTGCAACCCTCCTCGAACATGAAGGCCTCCTACGCCGACGATTTCCCCCTCGTGCGCATGACCAATTTCTGCCTCGCCCCCGGCCAGGGCTCCCTGGAAGAACTGATCGCCAGCACCGAACACGGCTATCTGCTGGATTTCACCAAAACCTGGAGCATCGACGACAACCGCAACAACTTCCAGTTCACCACCGAGATCGGCTACCGCATCGAGGGCGGCAAGATCACCGGCATCGTGAAGGAACCCACCTATTTCGGCATCACCAAGGATTTCTGGAACTCCTGCGACGCCGTCTGCGGCCCGGAGGAATGGGGCTACCACAGCACCTTCCACTGCGGCAAGGGCGAGCCCGGGCAGGTGATGCAGCTCTCCCACGGCGTGGCCCCCGCCCGTTTCAAAAACATCAATGTGAGCGTGAAGATCTGA
- a CDS encoding TldD/PmbA family protein, which translates to MDQLEYLKSVLDQHPELQYSISQRHWSTDFLRFYHSETNYNISKDNITLAAELYKGKKSFSFAIENPERGRTDAAVRDALEVIDKLPEDPDFVDLENDLTLAEPRAVKNNIEAIPLELKTRILANVSAAAAMYDFDIFGTFICNHQTLRLINSNGLDKSSVSSPIYLEVKAVHNKSQVTVLETFGGEDFDFFNEQAFTEDLVQKILYCANPVVDVEPGQYDVVLAPRCLAEFTQYLAYGMSARALDQHSSWFEGKLDEQVFPAHISIVDDPSDPRMIRADYGSDGHIYRRLPLVEKGVFRAFLCNNYFAHKTGLPKNGNTASCLKIEPGDKTLEEMIGGIKRGLYISSLHYMNFINPRETSLTGLTRDGTFLIENGRVTKVVNNLRFTERIERILNNVVELEDHCATVPFSGNYASFEIETVKAPHARVKDFNVTSSTKTI; encoded by the coding sequence ATGGATCAGCTTGAATATCTGAAAAGCGTCCTGGATCAGCATCCCGAGCTGCAGTACAGCATCTCGCAGCGCCATTGGTCCACCGATTTTCTGCGCTTTTACCACAGCGAGACCAACTACAACATCAGCAAGGACAACATCACTCTCGCGGCGGAGCTCTACAAGGGCAAAAAGTCCTTCAGCTTCGCGATCGAAAACCCTGAACGCGGCAGAACCGATGCCGCCGTGCGCGACGCGCTGGAGGTGATCGACAAACTGCCCGAAGATCCCGATTTCGTGGATCTGGAAAACGACCTCACCCTGGCTGAACCGCGCGCGGTGAAAAACAACATCGAAGCCATTCCGCTGGAGCTGAAAACCAGGATCCTGGCCAACGTCTCCGCCGCCGCCGCCATGTATGATTTTGACATCTTCGGCACCTTCATCTGCAACCACCAGACCCTCCGGCTGATCAACAGCAACGGGCTGGACAAGAGCAGCGTGAGTTCGCCCATCTATCTGGAGGTGAAGGCCGTGCACAACAAATCCCAGGTGACCGTGCTGGAAACCTTCGGCGGCGAGGATTTTGACTTTTTCAACGAACAGGCCTTCACCGAGGACCTGGTGCAAAAGATCCTGTACTGCGCGAACCCGGTGGTGGACGTGGAGCCCGGCCAATACGACGTTGTGCTGGCCCCGCGCTGCCTGGCGGAATTCACCCAATACCTGGCCTATGGCATGAGCGCCCGCGCCCTGGACCAGCACAGCAGCTGGTTCGAGGGCAAGCTGGACGAGCAGGTGTTCCCAGCCCACATCAGCATTGTGGACGACCCTTCCGACCCCCGCATGATCCGGGCTGACTACGGCTCCGACGGCCACATCTACCGCCGCCTGCCCCTGGTGGAAAAAGGCGTGTTCCGCGCCTTCCTCTGCAACAACTACTTCGCCCACAAAACCGGACTGCCCAAAAACGGCAACACCGCTTCCTGCCTCAAGATCGAGCCCGGCGACAAAACCCTGGAGGAGATGATCGGCGGCATCAAACGCGGGCTGTATATCTCCAGCCTCCACTACATGAACTTCATCAACCCCCGCGAAACCTCGCTCACCGGCCTCACCCGCGACGGCACCTTCCTGATCGAGAACGGCCGCGTAACCAAGGTGGTGAACAACCTGCGCTTCACCGAACGCATCGAACGCATCCTGAACAACGTGGTGGAGCTGGAAGACCACTGCGCCACCGTGCCCTTCTCCGGAAACTATGCCAGCTTCGAGATCGAGACGGTGAAAGCGCCTCACGCCCGGGTGAAGGATTTCAACGTGACATCCTCAACCAAAACCATCTAG